The sequence GCCCGCCCGGGGACTTCAAATGACCATATTGTTTGGCGCAGCGATGCGATTGGGATTGAATATGAGCCGACGGGTCTTCCTGTCGAGCTGTTGACGATCAGTCAGGAACCGGGCACTCGCCTGCGGGCCACGGTGACGGAATTTGGCCCGGTGTTGATTTCGCAGATTTTGGACCTGAACAGTACCCAACAGGGTATCATAGCCCTTGTTTTTAGGTTTTGTGATATCAAAAAATTGCCGTTACTGGATTTACAGGACTTAAAGAAAGTGCTTCAATATGTGATCAATGAAGGAAAGGAGGAGATCAAACAGGAATTTGGTGCGGTATCCACCAGCTCTGTGAACACCATCATGCGAAAAATCATCGAATTGGAGCAGCAAGGAGCGGCATCATTTTTTGGGGAGGTTTCTTTTGATGCCAATGATCTGGTGAGGTTCAAGGACGATCGGGGCGTGATATCCATTATCCGGCTGACGGATATTCAGGATCGACCCAAATTGTTTTCCACGTTTATGCTTAGCCTTTTGTCTGAAATCTATGAGACCTTTCCCGAGCAAGGGGACGCAGATAAGCCCAAGCTCTGTTTGTTCATAGACGAAGCCCACCTTGTCTTTGACAATGCCTCCAAGGAGTTGATCGATAAGATTGAGGCCATTGTAAAATTGATCCGATCAAAAGGGGTGGGGATATTTTTTTGTACGCAAAGCCCGACCGATATTCCAGAAAATGTGTTGGGGCAATTAGGGTTAAAGGTCCAACATGCCTTGAGGGCTTTCACGGCCAAAGACCGCAAAGCCATTGGGAAGACAGCGGAAAACTATCCCATTTCCGAATTTTATGACACCAAAGCCGTATTGACATCCATGGGGATTGGCGAGGCGATGGTGACGGCCTTAAACGAAAAAGGGATACCGACACCTTTGGCACATACCCTTGTGCGGGCACCTGTTTCGCGAATGGATGTCCTTACAGCCGATGAAATCAGCGAATTGGCCCAGCACTCGGGCATTGCCTCCAAGTACAATCAACTGATCGACAGGAAAAGTGCTCATGAGATCCTTGAAGAAAAACTCGTACAAGCTGAATTGACGGCCAAAGAGAAGGCGACATCGCGACCGACCGGCAGGACTTCCCCAAAAGAAGAAGACAGCCTCTTTGAGGAATTGTCAAAAAATACCATGGTAAGGCAAATTGGCAGGACGATTTTCAGGGAACTCACCAGAAGTATCTTGGGAACTTTATCTGGAAAGCGAAGATAGTTTTAATTGTCTCAATATAATTCTATA comes from Echinicola vietnamensis DSM 17526 and encodes:
- a CDS encoding helicase HerA-like domain-containing protein gives rise to the protein MTTKENFQQHISTGYQTKKDFFTLGTGILEKAPVKDATVKIPLKTLNRHGLIAGATGTGKTKTLQVMAEQLSLKGIPSVLMDLKGDLSGLARPGTSNDHIVWRSDAIGIEYEPTGLPVELLTISQEPGTRLRATVTEFGPVLISQILDLNSTQQGIIALVFRFCDIKKLPLLDLQDLKKVLQYVINEGKEEIKQEFGAVSTSSVNTIMRKIIELEQQGAASFFGEVSFDANDLVRFKDDRGVISIIRLTDIQDRPKLFSTFMLSLLSEIYETFPEQGDADKPKLCLFIDEAHLVFDNASKELIDKIEAIVKLIRSKGVGIFFCTQSPTDIPENVLGQLGLKVQHALRAFTAKDRKAIGKTAENYPISEFYDTKAVLTSMGIGEAMVTALNEKGIPTPLAHTLVRAPVSRMDVLTADEISELAQHSGIASKYNQLIDRKSAHEILEEKLVQAELTAKEKATSRPTGRTSPKEEDSLFEELSKNTMVRQIGRTIFRELTRSILGTLSGKRR